One window from the genome of Salisaeta longa DSM 21114 encodes:
- a CDS encoding diacylglycerol/polyprenol kinase family protein: protein MPLAMEVRRKMVHVSTALGLTALLYVLPYPVAQGTLLAAAVCAVGAEWAQTRSARVRRWVAATVGTLMRAEEQRSATERAFRLNGASAMLVGAALVACSTPLSIARAALPAALLADAAAALVGRRWGTHPWPAQDRTVEGSAAFVGTGLLVWFISAPSLLGAGAVAVAVGALVEVWPLPLNDNIRGPLAVAYAGWAVLLIH, encoded by the coding sequence TTGCCTCTCGCCATGGAGGTGCGACGCAAGATGGTGCACGTGAGCACCGCGCTGGGGCTGACGGCGCTCTTGTATGTGCTTCCGTACCCCGTGGCGCAAGGCACGCTCCTTGCGGCTGCTGTGTGTGCCGTTGGGGCGGAATGGGCGCAGACGCGCTCGGCACGCGTTCGGCGGTGGGTTGCCGCAACCGTTGGTACCCTGATGCGCGCCGAGGAGCAGCGGTCGGCGACGGAACGCGCGTTCCGGCTCAACGGCGCCTCTGCGATGCTTGTAGGGGCGGCCCTGGTGGCGTGCAGCACGCCGCTGTCCATTGCCCGCGCGGCACTGCCCGCTGCGCTGCTCGCCGATGCCGCTGCGGCCCTGGTGGGGCGCCGGTGGGGCACCCACCCGTGGCCCGCGCAAGATCGAACCGTAGAAGGCTCCGCTGCCTTCGTGGGCACCGGCCTGCTGGTCTGGTTCATCAGTGCCCCGTCGCTGCTGGGGGCCGGAGCCGTGGCCGTGGCCGTGGGCGCGCTTGTGGAAGTGTGGCCCCTTCCCCTCAACGATAACATCCGCGGCCCGCTCGCCGTTGCGTATGCAGGCTGGGCCGTGCTCCTCATCCACTGA
- the mltG gene encoding endolytic transglycosylase MltG, with translation MAHFSWKHLLGALVLGGALAAAAGGWLILGSSTTSYPGTRTVILPPDPSFAATIDSLQANGIVGTATGVRWLARLTGWNAQMKEGHYAFTSGVSNYRMLDVLRRGLQEPVRVTIPPGSRPRVVAAVVGKALKLTPAAFRSALRDTALARRLGTDVAHLFGYMLPETYHFYWQTPAREVVERIKEAFDAFYARELAAGADSIGLRKSELVTVASIVQWETYLNEEKPMVAEVYLNRLDIGMPLQADPTVQYALLQREGQKRRLFFADYEIEHPYNTYQFRGLPPGPITNPAPSTLRAVAYPAAHDYLYFVADGTGGHAFSRTLREHNRKANAYRRLMRQRRANSNSR, from the coding sequence GTGGCACATTTTTCTTGGAAGCACCTCCTCGGCGCCCTCGTCCTTGGCGGTGCGTTGGCCGCAGCCGCGGGCGGGTGGCTGATCCTTGGCTCCAGCACAACATCGTACCCGGGCACGCGCACGGTCATCCTTCCCCCCGATCCGTCCTTTGCTGCTACCATCGATTCCCTGCAAGCCAATGGCATTGTGGGAACGGCAACAGGGGTGCGATGGCTCGCGCGCCTGACGGGGTGGAACGCCCAGATGAAGGAGGGCCACTATGCCTTCACATCGGGCGTGAGCAACTACCGCATGCTCGATGTGCTGCGGCGCGGACTGCAAGAGCCGGTGCGCGTCACCATTCCCCCCGGGTCGCGTCCCCGCGTGGTTGCGGCGGTGGTGGGCAAAGCACTAAAGCTTACCCCCGCCGCCTTCCGATCCGCGCTGCGTGACACCGCCCTGGCCCGACGCCTGGGCACCGATGTGGCGCACCTGTTTGGGTACATGTTGCCCGAGACGTACCACTTCTACTGGCAAACCCCGGCCCGTGAGGTGGTGGAGCGCATCAAAGAAGCGTTTGATGCCTTTTACGCACGAGAACTAGCCGCCGGGGCCGACAGCATCGGGCTGCGGAAGTCCGAGCTCGTTACGGTAGCCTCTATCGTGCAATGGGAAACGTATCTGAATGAGGAGAAACCCATGGTGGCCGAGGTCTATCTGAATCGTCTCGACATTGGCATGCCGCTTCAGGCCGATCCCACCGTGCAATACGCCCTCCTGCAACGCGAGGGCCAAAAGCGCCGGCTCTTCTTTGCGGATTACGAGATCGAGCATCCGTACAACACGTACCAATTTCGGGGACTGCCCCCGGGGCCCATCACCAACCCGGCGCCCTCTACCCTCCGCGCGGTGGCCTATCCCGCCGCCCACGACTACCTCTACTTCGTGGCCGATGGCACGGGCGGACACGCCTTCAGCCGCACCCTGCGCGAACACAACCGAAAGGCCAACGCCTACCGGCGCCTTATGCGACAGCGCCGCGCCAACAGCAACTCGCGATAG
- a CDS encoding LON peptidase substrate-binding domain-containing protein, whose product MAAIQSLPLFPLGLVLYPNEQLPLHIFENRYKALTKYCLDHDVPFGIVLYEDALASVGTTARIERVLNRYDDGRLDLMVQGEQRFRIQEVYDRKSYYTADVTLFGDEAPIEAEGHDLQERVITQHMKLLELAGRTVRPSLYQNVDTLSFVLAQNGGLDNEQKQEVLELTSEQERLAYLSRHFASLIPRVEQQEDVQRRIRSNGHFKDFPPEEV is encoded by the coding sequence ATGGCCGCTATCCAGTCCCTCCCGCTTTTTCCGCTGGGTTTAGTGCTGTATCCCAACGAACAGCTCCCGCTTCATATCTTCGAGAATCGCTACAAGGCGCTCACCAAGTACTGCCTCGATCACGACGTGCCGTTTGGCATCGTGTTGTACGAAGACGCCCTGGCCTCTGTTGGCACGACGGCGCGCATCGAGCGCGTGCTGAATCGTTACGACGATGGACGCCTCGACCTCATGGTGCAAGGCGAGCAGCGCTTTCGCATTCAGGAAGTGTACGACCGCAAGAGCTACTACACCGCAGACGTCACCCTTTTTGGGGATGAGGCGCCCATCGAAGCGGAGGGGCACGACCTGCAAGAGCGCGTCATTACGCAACACATGAAGCTGCTGGAGCTTGCCGGTCGCACCGTGCGGCCGTCGCTCTACCAAAACGTGGACACCCTGTCGTTTGTGCTGGCCCAAAATGGCGGATTGGACAACGAGCAAAAGCAGGAGGTGCTGGAGCTAACCTCCGAGCAGGAGCGCCTGGCATACCTCAGCCGGCACTTCGCGTCGCTCATCCCGCGCGTGGAGCAGCAAGAAGACGTGCAGCGGCGGATTCGCTCGAACGGCCACTTCAAAGATTTTCCGCCGGAAGAAGTGTAG
- a CDS encoding histidine kinase dimerization/phospho-acceptor domain-containing protein yields MNDTSTAPPDASENEEVNIEEQLATVYHDLNNPLSIISGNAQFLLELCREADLDEQFVRSVEDIQEAADRMGTSLQRLMQIRKDL; encoded by the coding sequence ATGAATGACACATCAACCGCACCGCCGGACGCCTCGGAAAATGAGGAGGTCAACATCGAAGAGCAACTCGCAACGGTCTACCACGACCTCAACAACCCGCTGTCCATCATCAGCGGCAATGCGCAGTTTCTGCTGGAGCTCTGTCGTGAAGCGGATCTTGACGAGCAGTTTGTCCGTTCGGTAGAGGACATTCAAGAAGCTGCCGACCGTATGGGGACCTCGCTCCAGCGTTTGATGCAGATTCGCAAAGACCTGTAA
- the porV gene encoding type IX secretion system outer membrane channel protein PorV encodes MTYIRSVSFYSFAVALFSLALWTPAPAHAQLGEATALFLRIEPDSRSAGMGNTGVALADNANAMFWNPAGLGFQKNTQVGITHANWLPEFNAGLFYEYIVGTYHAPGIGTFGGNITYLNLGEIELRDNGGNDVGTARAYEYAVAASYARKVSDNLSLGTNLRYIYSKLSEATGDIESGTASAVSFDLGALYRTNPFALGGTQTTFSAGFNLSNMGTEMKYDEDAQALPTNLRAGYAFTFDFDEYNSLTFTNDFTKAMVRVQETRTCETGDPLAQCADEDIEVRSDPDPFYKAIFTSWSNGTGLGNADGGVAELSALEQITAAFGLEYWYNDLFALRTGYYYEDPQNGNRELLNFGAGLRYNIVGVDVSYIYAMEQSSPLDQTLRFSLLLNFNR; translated from the coding sequence ATGACGTATATACGTTCTGTCTCTTTTTACTCGTTTGCGGTTGCGCTCTTTTCCCTTGCACTGTGGACGCCCGCACCGGCGCACGCGCAGTTGGGCGAGGCGACCGCGCTGTTTTTGCGTATCGAGCCCGACAGCCGTTCGGCCGGTATGGGCAACACCGGCGTTGCCCTTGCTGATAATGCCAACGCGATGTTCTGGAACCCCGCAGGACTTGGTTTTCAGAAGAACACGCAGGTGGGCATCACGCACGCCAACTGGCTTCCCGAATTCAACGCGGGGCTGTTTTATGAGTACATCGTTGGTACGTACCACGCGCCCGGTATTGGGACGTTTGGCGGCAACATCACGTACCTGAATCTTGGCGAGATCGAGTTGCGTGACAACGGAGGCAACGATGTGGGAACGGCGCGCGCCTACGAGTATGCCGTGGCTGCGTCGTACGCCCGCAAGGTGTCTGACAACCTTTCGTTGGGTACCAACCTGCGGTACATTTACTCGAAGCTCTCGGAAGCGACGGGCGACATCGAAAGCGGAACGGCCTCGGCGGTAAGCTTCGACCTCGGCGCGCTCTATCGCACAAATCCCTTTGCGCTGGGCGGCACCCAAACGACGTTCTCGGCGGGCTTCAACCTGTCAAACATGGGAACCGAGATGAAGTACGACGAGGACGCGCAGGCCCTGCCCACCAATCTACGCGCGGGCTACGCGTTCACCTTCGACTTCGATGAATACAACTCGCTGACGTTCACCAACGATTTCACCAAGGCGATGGTGCGCGTGCAGGAAACGCGGACCTGCGAAACGGGCGATCCGCTGGCGCAGTGCGCCGATGAGGACATCGAAGTGCGGAGCGATCCCGATCCCTTCTACAAGGCAATCTTCACATCGTGGAGCAACGGCACCGGCCTGGGGAACGCCGATGGCGGCGTGGCGGAATTGAGTGCCCTCGAACAGATCACCGCAGCGTTTGGGCTTGAGTACTGGTACAACGACTTGTTCGCGCTGCGTACCGGGTACTACTATGAGGACCCGCAAAACGGCAACCGTGAGCTGCTCAACTTTGGCGCCGGGTTGCGCTACAACATCGTCGGGGTTGATGTGTCGTACATCTACGCGATGGAGCAAAGCAGCCCGCTCGATCAGACGCTGCGCTTTTCGTTGCTGCTAAACTTTAACCGGTAG
- the bcp gene encoding thioredoxin-dependent thiol peroxidase, producing the protein MPPTIDRLPVGTQAPDFEAPTPEGTVRLSDFRGQWVVLYFYPKDDTPGCTKQACNLRDGYQTLQDAGLAVIGVSEDDVASHEAFAAKHQLPFPLAADPDHDILNAYGVYGERNMYGNTFMGTKRTTYLIDPEGTIRHVFKRPKTGDHTAEVLEKWHGVTDA; encoded by the coding sequence ATGCCGCCAACCATCGATCGCCTGCCCGTCGGCACCCAAGCCCCAGACTTCGAAGCGCCCACTCCGGAGGGCACCGTGCGCCTCAGCGATTTCCGCGGACAATGGGTGGTGCTGTACTTCTACCCCAAGGACGACACGCCCGGGTGCACCAAGCAGGCGTGCAACCTGCGCGACGGCTATCAAACATTGCAGGATGCAGGCCTCGCCGTCATTGGCGTATCGGAGGACGACGTGGCCTCGCATGAAGCCTTTGCCGCTAAGCACCAGCTTCCGTTTCCGCTGGCGGCCGACCCCGACCACGACATCCTGAACGCCTACGGCGTGTACGGCGAGCGGAATATGTACGGCAACACCTTCATGGGAACGAAGCGCACCACCTATCTCATCGATCCCGAAGGCACCATCCGCCATGTGTTCAAGCGCCCCAAAACCGGCGACCATACAGCCGAGGTGCTCGAAAAGTGGCACGGCGTGACCGACGCCTAA
- a CDS encoding MBL fold metallo-hydrolase yields MPQIGPYTLHAVHAGRFALDGGAMFGIVPKPLWAQRIAPDEQNRIPLATRCLLLRSDERCVLVDTGIGDVFGEKYRSIYAVEGTDVVAGLAAHGVEPSDVTDVILTHLHFDHCGGATRAACEERVPTFPNATYHVQRAHWTWARNAHPKEKNSFLRRTFDPLAAAGQLHLVDGATTLFPGLSVRTVDGHTEAQQLVVVHDDAQTLVYVADLLPTTHHVGAAWTMAYDVHPLTTIDEKADFLRQAAKAEWNLFFEHDPEVEVARAVSTADGPALADKRTLDAL; encoded by the coding sequence ATGCCGCAGATCGGTCCGTACACCCTTCATGCCGTGCACGCCGGGCGGTTCGCACTTGACGGCGGCGCAATGTTTGGGATCGTCCCGAAGCCGCTGTGGGCGCAGCGCATCGCCCCCGACGAGCAGAACCGGATTCCGTTGGCCACGCGCTGCCTGCTCTTGCGCAGCGACGAACGGTGCGTGCTGGTGGATACCGGCATCGGCGACGTGTTTGGGGAAAAGTACCGGTCCATTTACGCGGTGGAGGGTACCGATGTGGTAGCGGGCCTCGCGGCCCACGGGGTGGAGCCGTCGGACGTAACCGACGTGATCTTGACCCATCTGCACTTTGACCACTGCGGCGGGGCGACGCGCGCGGCGTGCGAAGAGCGGGTGCCCACCTTCCCCAACGCCACGTACCATGTGCAACGGGCGCACTGGACGTGGGCGCGCAATGCCCATCCGAAGGAAAAAAACTCCTTTCTGCGGCGAACCTTCGACCCACTCGCGGCCGCCGGGCAGTTGCATTTGGTGGATGGAGCGACGACGCTGTTCCCCGGCCTTTCGGTGCGCACGGTAGATGGCCACACCGAGGCCCAACAGCTGGTGGTGGTGCACGACGATGCGCAAACCCTGGTGTACGTCGCCGATCTGCTGCCCACCACGCACCACGTAGGGGCAGCATGGACGATGGCGTACGACGTGCATCCCCTCACCACGATCGACGAAAAGGCCGATTTTTTGCGGCAGGCAGCAAAAGCGGAATGGAACTTGTTCTTTGAACATGACCCCGAGGTGGAGGTCGCCCGGGCGGTGTCCACCGCTGACGGCCCCGCCCTCGCGGACAAGCGCACGCTGGACGCGCTGTAA
- a CDS encoding chorismate mutase, with protein sequence MTLPNALRHASRYADTDVPDVPDEPTPDDLAPWRERIDAIDQQIVQLLNERTAYADVIGAIKSAIGMRAYVPGREAEVLQNVIDHNDGPLPDNAIRRIVEQVIEETRTLEQRTYEGRVD encoded by the coding sequence ATGACGCTCCCCAACGCCCTCCGCCACGCTTCACGGTACGCCGACACCGATGTGCCCGACGTGCCCGACGAACCGACCCCCGATGACCTGGCGCCCTGGCGCGAGCGCATCGATGCCATCGATCAACAAATCGTCCAACTGCTCAACGAACGCACCGCGTATGCCGACGTCATTGGCGCCATCAAAAGTGCCATTGGGATGCGGGCCTACGTGCCGGGCCGCGAGGCCGAGGTGCTCCAAAACGTCATTGACCACAACGACGGCCCACTCCCCGACAATGCCATTCGCCGCATCGTAGAGCAGGTCATCGAAGAGACGCGCACGCTGGAGCAGCGCACCTACGAGGGCCGCGTGGACTGA
- a CDS encoding NAD(P)-dependent oxidoreductase, whose protein sequence is MPETETAPRTRFLAPSFSKALILEEPDPSLDDYLREQGITPERLPKSATENIDHVVERLAEGHHDLLYKRSKFPVTEDVLQASPNLAAIMLCCIGDDTVDKKACAREGVLVMNDPVSNGRSVVELVMGEMVCLARRIFSANDAGRQHLWTKDSARRYELKGKTLSIVGLGNIGKQVARIADAFGMDICFYDRSDVAREVGATLGWRACHSLDEAFRAGDFVTLHVSAEDPRGQSNAGLITYDHFQQLAADRPANSPRGFINAARGFLFDPSDLTRAVNEGHVRAAAIDVYPEEPGSADDSWQNPYAELEDVVTTPHIGAATQEAQPRIAKHMAGSTRLFNEQGTVRDTVFAPGQQIGVRAEPPYWVLAVVHSDVRGTKKAIDDSIYEAGASNVQSNHWDFPAYGIAYDISAIDQPLAKDQLERLIERAADLSDDPSAIRSLRQFKVNGE, encoded by the coding sequence ATGCCGGAAACCGAAACGGCACCGCGCACCCGCTTTCTCGCCCCATCGTTCTCGAAGGCCCTCATCTTGGAGGAACCCGATCCCTCCCTGGACGACTACCTGCGCGAGCAGGGCATCACGCCCGAGCGCCTTCCCAAATCGGCGACCGAAAATATCGACCACGTGGTGGAGCGGCTTGCGGAGGGCCACCACGACCTGCTGTACAAGCGCAGCAAGTTTCCGGTGACGGAGGACGTGCTGCAGGCCTCGCCCAACCTTGCCGCGATCATGCTGTGCTGCATTGGCGACGACACGGTCGACAAGAAGGCCTGCGCACGCGAGGGCGTGCTGGTGATGAACGACCCGGTGAGCAACGGGCGCTCGGTGGTGGAGTTGGTGATGGGCGAGATGGTATGCCTTGCGCGGCGCATCTTCTCGGCGAATGATGCCGGGCGGCAGCATCTGTGGACGAAGGATAGCGCGCGCCGCTACGAGCTGAAGGGCAAGACGCTGTCCATTGTGGGCCTGGGCAATATCGGCAAGCAAGTGGCGCGCATCGCCGATGCCTTTGGCATGGACATCTGCTTTTACGACCGTTCGGACGTGGCCCGCGAGGTGGGTGCTACGCTCGGATGGCGCGCCTGCCACTCGCTTGACGAGGCCTTTCGGGCCGGCGACTTTGTGACGCTGCATGTGTCGGCCGAAGATCCGCGGGGGCAATCGAATGCGGGCCTCATCACGTACGATCACTTCCAGCAGCTAGCCGCCGACCGGCCCGCCAACAGTCCGCGCGGGTTCATTAACGCGGCTCGTGGATTCCTTTTTGACCCCTCGGACCTGACGCGCGCCGTGAACGAGGGCCATGTGCGGGCCGCGGCCATCGATGTGTATCCGGAGGAGCCCGGCAGCGCCGACGATTCGTGGCAGAATCCGTATGCCGAGCTGGAGGACGTCGTGACGACGCCGCACATTGGCGCTGCCACGCAAGAGGCCCAGCCGCGCATCGCGAAGCACATGGCCGGCTCAACGCGCCTGTTCAACGAACAAGGCACGGTGCGCGACACGGTGTTTGCGCCGGGCCAGCAAATTGGCGTTCGTGCCGAGCCGCCGTACTGGGTCCTTGCGGTGGTGCACAGCGACGTGCGCGGTACGAAGAAAGCCATCGACGACAGCATCTACGAAGCCGGGGCCAGCAACGTGCAGTCCAACCACTGGGATTTTCCGGCGTACGGCATCGCGTACGACATCAGCGCCATCGACCAGCCGCTGGCCAAAGATCAACTCGAACGGTTGATCGAGCGGGCGGCCGATCTTTCAGACGATCCATCCGCGATTCGCTCCCTCCGCCAGTTCAAGGTCAACGGCGAATAG
- a CDS encoding TIGR01548 family HAD-type hydrolase: MPQSVSLSVILFDMDGVLVDVSRSYRRAIQETVEHFTGRQISANAVQRYKNEGGFNDDWKLTHAVITDTAMEIPLSRVIEEFQRRYRGDNWDGFIAEEEPLIDADTLDALAARADIMGIVTGRPQDEAEWTIEHFGWTQYFPLVIGKEKQGDRPKPDPYPLNHCRTLLAAAGRPVDPDETVYIGDSVDDMKAARAANMWAVGMVPPYLEAASHGPLLRERGAHLIIEDAATLPDLVDNFTTRVALQTN; this comes from the coding sequence ATGCCGCAATCTGTATCGTTAAGCGTCATCCTCTTCGACATGGATGGCGTGTTGGTGGATGTATCGCGCTCCTATCGCCGCGCTATCCAAGAAACGGTGGAGCACTTTACCGGGCGACAAATCAGCGCCAATGCCGTGCAGCGGTATAAAAACGAAGGCGGCTTCAACGACGACTGGAAGCTGACGCACGCGGTGATCACCGATACGGCCATGGAGATTCCGCTGAGCCGCGTGATCGAGGAGTTTCAGCGCCGGTACCGCGGCGACAACTGGGACGGATTCATCGCCGAGGAGGAGCCGCTCATTGACGCGGATACGTTGGATGCGCTGGCAGCGCGTGCAGACATTATGGGCATCGTGACGGGGCGCCCGCAAGATGAGGCCGAGTGGACCATCGAGCATTTTGGATGGACGCAGTACTTTCCGCTTGTCATTGGGAAAGAGAAGCAGGGCGACCGGCCCAAGCCCGATCCCTACCCGCTCAATCATTGCCGCACGTTGCTCGCGGCCGCGGGGCGGCCGGTCGATCCGGACGAAACCGTGTACATTGGCGACTCGGTCGATGACATGAAGGCGGCTCGCGCCGCGAACATGTGGGCGGTGGGCATGGTGCCGCCGTACCTGGAGGCGGCATCGCATGGCCCCTTGCTGCGCGAGCGCGGCGCGCATCTCATCATTGAAGATGCGGCGACGCTGCCCGACCTGGTCGATAACTTTACGACGCGCGTCGCTCTACAGACCAACTAA
- a CDS encoding esterase/lipase family protein: MANLTSNAVKRWAGLDSRPQPPVIPVRHPVVLMHGFGIGGAVRRGGHLHTAAMHLRSRGVRAFAPNVPPYSTVKVRTQIWEQHLTHILEALGATRCTLVAHSMGGLDARYLIHAMGWHAHVDVLVTVATPHRGSSVASFILEQPPAVRGWIGEMADWLGAQVSDHGPANALQSIRELTPEHIQEAFNPEVPNHPSVTYWSYAGAAGRGTDVPVDPVMRVLNAYLYDREGLNDGLVSIESAQWGDFRGTLAANHAQQVGLDRSLGKSAFEANAFYAEVAQDLAAAGH, encoded by the coding sequence ATGGCCAACCTGACCTCGAATGCCGTGAAGCGCTGGGCCGGGCTCGACAGCCGTCCGCAGCCTCCGGTCATTCCGGTGCGGCACCCGGTCGTCCTCATGCACGGATTTGGCATTGGCGGGGCGGTGCGGCGCGGCGGCCACTTGCATACGGCGGCCATGCACCTGCGCAGCCGCGGCGTGCGGGCGTTCGCGCCCAACGTGCCGCCCTACAGCACCGTGAAGGTGCGCACCCAAATTTGGGAACAGCACCTCACCCACATCCTGGAGGCGCTGGGCGCTACGCGCTGCACCCTCGTGGCCCACTCCATGGGCGGGCTCGACGCGCGCTATCTCATCCACGCCATGGGCTGGCACGCCCACGTGGATGTGCTGGTGACGGTGGCCACGCCCCACCGCGGCTCGTCGGTTGCCTCGTTCATCCTGGAGCAGCCCCCGGCGGTGCGCGGCTGGATCGGCGAGATGGCCGACTGGCTGGGCGCACAGGTCTCGGACCACGGCCCCGCCAACGCCTTGCAGTCGATCCGAGAGCTCACCCCCGAGCACATCCAAGAGGCGTTCAACCCCGAGGTGCCCAACCATCCGTCGGTGACGTACTGGTCGTACGCCGGCGCCGCGGGCCGCGGGACGGACGTGCCGGTCGATCCGGTGATGCGCGTCCTGAATGCGTACCTGTACGACCGCGAAGGCCTCAACGACGGACTCGTCTCCATTGAGAGCGCCCAGTGGGGCGACTTCCGCGGGACCCTGGCGGCCAACCACGCCCAGCAAGTGGGCCTCGACCGGTCGCTGGGGAAGTCGGCGTTCGAGGCCAATGCGTTTTACGCTGAGGTTGCGCAAGACCTCGCCGCTGCGGGTCATTGA